A segment of the Flavobacterium azooxidireducens genome:
AACGTCCGGTTGGAATCCAAATTTTTGGTGGTGACGAAGAAGCAATGGAAATGTCTGCCAAAATTGTGGATACCGTTCAACCCGATTTAGTAGATATTAATTTTGGTTGCCCGGTTAAAAAAGTCGTTTGCAAAGGAGCCGGTGCGGGAGTTTTAAAAGATGTTGATTTAATGGTTCGATTGACCAAAGCCGTCATCAAAGGAACGAATCTTCCGGTAACAGTAAAAACCCGTTTAGGTTGGGATGAAAATTCCATCAACATTGATGAAGTCGCTGAACGTTTACAAGACATTGGTGTGCAAGCGTTAACCGTTCACGCAAGAACGCGTGCTCAAATGTATAAAGGTCATTCTGATTGGTCGCACATTGCTCGTGTAAAAAACAATCCGAGAATTACGATGCCCATTTTTGGAAACGGTGACATCGATTCACCCGAAAAAGCTTTGGAATACAAAAATAAATATGGTTTGGATGGAATGATGATTGGCCGTGCCGCCATTGGTTATCCTTGGATTTTTAACGAAATCAAACATTATTTCAGAACAGGCGAACATTTACCTGAACCCACGATGAAAGACCGCATTGAAGCCGCCCGAAATCACTTAATTTGGTCAATGGATTGGAAAGGCGAACGCGTTGGAATTTTTGAAATGCGTCGTCATTATACCAATTATTTCAAAGGTATTCACGGATTCAAAGAATACAAACAAAAATTAGTTAC
Coding sequences within it:
- the dusB gene encoding tRNA dihydrouridine synthase DusB — translated: MPKIGNIILPDFPLLLAPMEDVSDPPFRRLCKLHGADLMYSEFISSEGLIRDAMKSKMKLDIFDYERPVGIQIFGGDEEAMEMSAKIVDTVQPDLVDINFGCPVKKVVCKGAGAGVLKDVDLMVRLTKAVIKGTNLPVTVKTRLGWDENSINIDEVAERLQDIGVQALTVHARTRAQMYKGHSDWSHIARVKNNPRITMPIFGNGDIDSPEKALEYKNKYGLDGMMIGRAAIGYPWIFNEIKHYFRTGEHLPEPTMKDRIEAARNHLIWSMDWKGERVGIFEMRRHYTNYFKGIHGFKEYKQKLVTTDGAMPLMALFEEIAEVYANYQTV